A region from the Alnus glutinosa chromosome 5, dhAlnGlut1.1, whole genome shotgun sequence genome encodes:
- the LOC133869841 gene encoding (-)-germacrene D synthase-like, with the protein MSFQVSAVVAEPSQNAMPETNRRSANFCPSILGDHFLIYAFDQFLETDEKIKQQVQELKEKVRTMLITPSENPSQKLNLIDAVQRLGVSYHFENEIQEILQHSHKTLHDLNDHENNDDLYTIDLQFRLLRQQGYYISCNKFAKFTDSKGKFKESLINDARGMLSLYEAAHLRVHGEDILDEALVFTTTHLEAVAPHLSPPLATEVSHALKQPIHKGLPRLEARHYFSIYQKEGSHNKILLTFAKLDFNILQKLHQKDLSEITRWWKDLNFTSQLPFIRDRIVECYFWILGVCFEADCFLSRRILTKVIVMTSLIDDIYDVHGTLEELELFTQAIERWDIGAIDQLTEYMKACYLALLDIYSEIDQKIGEGRSYRIKYARAAMKNQVRAYFQEAKWLHQKYIPTVHEYMQIATISSGYPLLATTSLVRMGDIVTKNSFEWLVNDPKVIKASSVIARLMDDIVSHKFEQKRWHVASAVECYMIQHGAKEEEAIEELRTQVTDAWKDINEECLYPTTVPMPLVMPILNLARVIDVIYKDEDGYTNAGIVLEDFVASLLVEPVPL; encoded by the exons atgtctTTTCAAGTTTCAGCAGTAGTAGCTGAACCATCCCAAAATGCTATGCCAGAAACTAATCGTCGCTCAGCAAATTTTTGTCCTAGCATTTTGGGTGACCATTTCCTTATATATGCTTTCGATCAGTTCTTG GAAACTGATGAGAAAATAAAGCAACAAGTTCAGGAATTGAAGGAAAAAGTGAGGACGATGCTAATCACTCCGAGtgaaaatccttcacaaaaaCTAAACTTGATCGATGCAGTTCAACGCTTAGGCGTGTCTTACCACTTTGAAAATGAGATTCAAGAAATTTTGCAGCATTCGCACAAGACTCTTCATGACCTTAATGATCATGAAAATAATGATGACCTTTACACTATTGATCTCCAGTTTCGACTACTTAGACAACAGGGTTATTACATTTCATGTA ACAAATTTGCCAAGTTCACAGACAGCAAAGGGAAGTTCAAGGAGTCACTTATCAATGATGCGCGAGGAATGTTAAGCTTGTATGAAGCCGCACATCTTAGAGTGCATGGGGAAGATATACTAGATGAAGCACTTGTCTTCACTACTACCCATCTTGAGGCTGTAGCACCCCACTTAAGCCCTCCTCTTGCAACAGAAGTAAGTCATGCCTTAAAGCAGCCTATCCACAAAGGACTACCAAGGTTAGAGGCAAGGCATTACTTTTCTATCTACCAAAAAGAAGGTTCACATAATAAAATCCTTCTTACCTTCGCAAAGTTAGATTTCAACATATTACAGAAATTGCACCAAAAAGACCTTTCCGAGATTACAAG GTGGTGGAAAGACTTAAACTTTACAAGTCAGCTTCCGTTTATCAGAGACAGAATAGTTGAGTGCTACTTCTGGATATTGGGAGTGTGCTTCGAGGCTGATTGTTTCCTTTCTAGGAGGATACTAACCAAAGTTATTGTCATGACCTCCCTTATTGATGACATATATGATGTGCATGGCACACTTGAAGAACTTGAGCTCTTTACTCAAGCAATTGAGAG GTGGGATATTGGTGCTATAGATCAACTTACGGAGTACATGAAAGCGTGTTACCTGGCACTCCTAGACATTTACAGTGAAATTGATCAAAAAATAGGCGAAGGAAGATCATACCGCATTAAATATGCAAGAGCAGCA ATGAAAAATCAAGTTAGAGCTTACTTTCAAGAAGCCAAATGGTTACATCAAAAATACATACCAACGGTCCATGAATATATGCAGATTGCCACAATTTCCTCTGGTTACCCGCTGTTAGCAACCACATCCTTGGTTAGAATGGGAGATATCGTTACAAAAAATTCATTTGAGTGGTTGGTCAATGACCCTAAAGTAATCAAGGCTTCATCAGTGATTGCTAGACTTATGGATGACATAGTGTCACACaag TTTGAGCAAAAAAGATGGCATGTTGCCTCAGCTGTTGAATGTTATATGATACAACATGgtgccaaagaagaagaagcaatcgAAGAATTACGGACACAAGTTACAGATGCATGGAAGGATATAAACGAAGAGTGCCTTTACCCAACCACTGTTCCTATGCCCCTTGTGATGCCAATTCTCAACCTTGCACGTGTGATTGATGTCATATACAAGGACGAAGATGGTTACACAAATGCTGGGATTGTTCTCGAAGATTTTGTGGCTTCTTTGCTTGTTGAGCCTGTGCCCTTATGA